The sequence AATATAACTAATTTAGAAGTAACACACAAGAGCTTTTTAAGTTTGTTAAGTGGGAAAGAAGGAAACTACGTGAAAAAGGTCGTTCACATTGATAAGGGTAGCACGAGTGATAGGAATGGTAAAGCACTGGATGGTGGGGATGGCAAAGCAGTGGGTTGTGTGAATGGAAAAACAAAGAACGGAGAAAGCGAGTTATTCGGAAAAATAGACCACTCCTTGTATGACGGATTAGTAATCATATTGGATACCCTGGATGACGATATcattacaaaattaaatattgattatgtaaaatcatttatagaaaagaagaagcatatatttttaagccTAAATCGAGTGAATGGAAAAATTGCAAGTGATTTCCTAAATGAACTGAACCTAAATGTGCATGGAAATAACTCGTACgtttatgataattttaatagtatattattaaaaagaggATATTTTGATGGGAAAGAAAAAGTGGGAAAAGCTTTTTATTCAACtgaaataatagaaaatacGCCCATAATAGTaagcatattaaaaaagagaaaacaatgtatattattcaaAGGAACAGCACATTCTGTTTtgttaaaaaacaaatattatctAAACGTTTTAACATGCCCCAAAACATGTGTCTTATATGATAagaatgataatattatgaaaaaacgAAAACAAGGAACAGATTTGTTATTAGTATCATCCATTCaattagaaaataattttcgtttaattttttcttcctccTCTGATATATTTTCAgacttattttttagtttaaataaagataacTATAAATTTGCTGATAATATAATTCAGTGGAATTTAAAAATGACTGGTATTTtaagatataataattttaaattatataaaaaaggagataaagaaaaaaaggatttttTTGTAGATGATTCTGTTCTTATATCTATtgatttatatgaattaaataacaGTTATTGGATACcttataaagaaaatgacATACAATTTGAATTGATTAAAATGGAAATTATAacaagaaaatttttttatacaaataaatatatcaacaGTCCAACGTactacaaatatataaatttaccaAAAGAACATGGGgtttataaattacatatttattatttgagaaagggatataatattttaaacttGGAATATTTTATACCTGTTAGATCGTTTTTACATTAtgataaaagtaaaaaagtaaaactaaaaaattatcctttctatttttacatttatttatcgctcttttgcttttttattatcacgTTGATAATTTTGTTTGACGATTCGAGGTGTACCAGTGAGGAggcaaaaaaagaaaaaatggcCTAAATATTTGTCATACAAATGGGTATAAGTAGAATGTTTCACGAGTCCGTATGGCACGTAGaagaatatatgtgtacgtgGGTACGtgcgtatgtacatatttacatgtgTACTTGTTTATACATACACCTTTGTCGTTGCACTCCCACATACAGTTTCATAGCTCGCACTGACATATTACAGCTGTTTTTCACTTTTGTtctatactttatttttaaatattccacatatgaatatgcattacatatatatatatatatatactatgtACACAGATGTGCACACTgatgattattttttctccCACCCATTTTAACATAGGCGTTccaatttatttctttattaaaagGCTGCCACTGGTtagcaaattttttttttttttcaattatattctttcaattttttacttttctatattttgtattttatctattttatccattttatctattttttttttttttttttttttttttttttttttttttttttttctttttggttttttctatttttattttttttgtggtaacaattttttttaatgttcaTATTTGATTTCATTGTAAAATAGTGCGTTTGCAGAATCATAATATGTTTAACATTTATGCGCGGAAAAATTGTTCAATTAAAGATGGGTAAAAAATGCACATATAACACACGCAAGAattcatgtacatatacatttatgtatgcatatatgtacatatgtatgaatgtacgtatgtatgtacgtgtgtAGGTAAGTACGCATGAATGTACGTGTGTATGTAAGTACGCATgaatgtacgtatgtatacacattATGTATAACTTGTACAAAATTAACTTAATTTGTCCTTTTGAGTTTACTCCATTCCATAAttaatgcataaataatttagagTGCATTTCGTTTTGAACcgatttaataaaattttcgtacaattttaaaacatcTTATCACATCGAATTTGACAGTTCAAAAGAATCGTAATTCTCCTTGCTAAACTGGcggtttgtatatatttttattatttgcggtttgtatatttttttaatatttgcggtttgtatatttttttaatatttgcggtttgtatatttttttaatatttgcggtttgtatatttttttattatttgcggtttgtatatttttttatccgACATCAGGAACGCAAGACAAAATTGAAGTTTCATTTTGAAGTTACAATTTGAAGTTATAATTTGAAGTTTTAATTTGAAGATTTAATTTGAAGATTTAATTTGAAGTTTTAATTTGAAGATTTAATTTGAAGATTTAATTTGAAGATTTAATTTGAAGTCTGTTTTACGTTTTAATTTCACACATTAATTTTACGTTTCagttttatgtttttatttttttattttattttatatttttggtaTTTTAAATGAACACTGTGCAGTAATGAAATACTTAAACAATTTAAAGGAACTggaaaataagataaaagcAATATGTGATAATTATTCTGTTGTTAGCCCaccaaaaatattaatagtaacTAAGAATGTAGGAATAGAGGAAATAAACAACATTCACAcctatgataaaaaataccATTTCGGGGAAAACTCTATTGATGTTTTAGCAGAAAAATCTGAACAGTTACCAGGTACAATAAAATGGCATTTCATAGGTAATTTACaatcaaaaaaatgtaaatatgttttaaatataaaaaatttgtatatgaTTGAATCATtagataaacaaaaaaaagcaatgttattaaataattatttaaaaattatgaatgaAAATGAACAGAATAATagtgataatttaaaaaaaattcgtgTACTGATACAAATTAAAACTGCTGATGATCCAAATAAGACAGGAATgttacataataattatgaggATATTGAAAATACCATTGTATACATTATTACCAACTGcaatttcttaatatttaaagGGTTAATGACTATATCTTCCTTAGAAATAAATACACGAgaaaattcatttattattttaaataatataagaaagagacttttaaataatcaaattgtaagtaattattttcagaataaaaaatttcatatgaGTATGGGAATGTCTGGTGATTTTGAGCTAGCCATTAAGCATCATGCAACTCATCTAAGGGTTGGACGAGCAATTTTCAGCTAATTTGCTATTATTTTTGACTTAATTTGCGATTATTTTGTGCTTAATTTGTAGTTAACCTTCACTCAATTTGCATTTATTATTCTCTGAATTTGTGGTTATTTCGCATTTAACTTTGAGTAATTTTtcagttaattttttttttttttttctgactTGTTCATGTATTTTAGGTATCAATTACCGCTATTCGTATCTACAATGTGTGTGTGCGTGGACATGTGTATAGGTTTAATATGAGGAGAGGTTGAATATATGGATAGGTTGAATATGTGGATAGGTTGAATATGTGGATTGGTTGAATATGTGGATTGGTTGAATATGTGGATAGGTTGAATATGTGGATAGGTgaatatgtacgtatgtgcatatatgtaatgcgtgtatgtatatatatatatatatatatatatatatatatatattcatatgtacatacatgcgCTTATATTACACATGTGTGCACATTCGGATATCATCTGTATTTGGCTTGAATTGggaaatgtatataatttttaaatattttttattcgttATTACAACTTTACAATAGTGCTATTCTTTTCCcttcatttcattttcaatttcaattatcttctttttcttttttgttattaattttttaaatatttacgaattaataaaattgtttcctttgttttttttttttatgttcactaaacataaaatttataaattaaaaaaaaggaaaacgaaataataaatgcttacttaaatagtaaaatttaaGTGGcataaaacgaaataataaatgcatatttaaATGGTAAAATTTAAGAGGCTTAcgttattaacaaaaaaaaaaaaaaaaaaaaaatataataataaataaaaatatttgccTTCTTCCGTTTTTTTCatagtattataaaaaatttggaaaatatacataaaacgaaaatgaagaaaaaagaaaagaaaaaataaaaatgaaatatttaaaaataggtattcacatataataatcattttataaGGATAGCcgaacaaaaaatataataggtAACTCgcattatatatacgaataaaaaattcaaataaatacatataatgtaaacatgtgtgtatgtatatacatatatatatatacacatatgtatatattttgtttgcTATATTAACTACACGTGCCAACTACGTCGTGTTAGTTATCCATCTAAAGAAGAATCATCCAAATGATTTGCTAATGAAGTCCATCATCTTGTcaaataaatcaaataatAGCTACATACATAGGTAgagaaagaaatataatatatggtCCCTTCCTGTGCTTTCTATTTTTTGGCCCCTATTTTTGCAACTTATACTAAGTGTCATCAAATATCCATAGCTGTAAAAATTGAATTTCAAATTCATCGTCATGCGTTAATAAATCGTTATCATATGTATTACTTTTGTTGGTCTGACCTTTGCATAAGTCATCATTAATAACTAAAGCATAGTTATCTCCACCCCCAATTGTTATTGATCTCTCATCTGAGTACACAAAATAACTATTTCTACTTGTCCATGAATACACTTGAATTGAAATGCCCTCAccactttttttattacttccACAGTTACTATTACCACCGCAGTTACTATTACCACCACAGTTACTATTACCACCGCAGTTACTATTACCACCGCAGTTACTATTACCACCGCAGTTACTATTACCACCGCAGTTACTATTACCACCGCAGTTACTATTACCACcgcatttattattatctccacaattattatttatagaatAGTCATTTTTACAGTTTTTgttactactgctactgtCGTTCTGCTCGTTTAGCTCCAATTTATCCACATCCGGAGTGGAAATATCGCAaaattcatcatttttttgaTGCATGAATGAGTTAAATTTCTCCTCATTTATGGTTTTTGCTTTAAAACTGCTAATTTCTTTAGATGAACTTACACCATCATAATTATAATCGTGTATATACGTTTTggatgtatttatatatacagtaGCTCTAGGTTCATCACTTGCTTCATTACAATAACCTTTTGTTAATTCCTGTGTATTATCTTCAAAATCGCATGACAGTTTTTCATGTGTATTTGTACAATACGAATTATTATTGAACACTTTAATATCATTAGTTTCTATGGAcgtattttccctttttgtACACTCCATATTTTCGTCCgatgtatataaattatctgAGCTTCTATTATATGTACTACTACAATCAacttcttttactttttttatttttccatcttttaatttattacatgAATTTTtgaaagtaaataaaaaattttctccTGACCCGTAATAACAATTATCACAATGTAATTTGTCTAAAAAACATCCAAACAAAACATTATCCATATCACATATTAGCAATATTACACATCCTTTATTCAGAACACTtctatataatgtttttaagGATACTCCATGTATGCTTGAGCAAAAAGCCAATTTCCATATTTTAATGCTCAAGGTAGGTggtaaataataattgatTTGTTTGGTCATTTCTTTACTTAATAACTTTACAGAACCGCTAATATACTCCAATTTTGGTGTTAAgtctaaatattttaaatctttCATATCATTCATTGAATTCGTtctttgcaatttttttttggattcCTTAGCAATTAACGATTGTTCAATAATACTTCTTAACAATTCGTTCGATGTGAATGGTACTGATGTGAttgtcttttttattttattctctGACTTTCTTACTTCATCTatctcttttattatttttgtagtTGTTTCATATgccttattattattaaaaaatctaAATAGTATAAAACTTTTCTCTTCATATTTCTTATGTACTCGTTTCATTAACTCACCATTCTCTAAATGGTCATCCAATTTATTGCTAAAATgatcatttatattagtaTAATTATGCAATGCATTGTTTATGCTCTTATTATGAAGCTCaaaggaaatattttttaatctaTTGGAATACGAGGGTTGTGATGCGTTCAGAATATTGCTACTTTCTTCTCTCTTCATCGTgtctgtattttttttaccacttctattatatatatcactttcatcatttttattattttcaatagaGTGGCCATTTTTTCCGGATGCTCTCTTCATATCGTTTTCCTCAGGATATGgttttttactaaaatttttattaaagctAACGTCGTTACCACTAGCTTCGTTTATAATAGATTCGTTAATATTAACTGTGATTGGCTGCTTATATGGGtcgttttttaaatatattccaCTTGCGCTAGATGtattttcttcatcatctttatttatatcttctTCCATTGCAGTAATCGTCTCTCCTTTTGATTTAATCTCTTTGGTTATATTCGATAAtcttctttttgtttttccaaATACGATTGAATTATCTTCATCCCTAAAGGAGTAATTAGAATTAgctaaatttaaattatttttatatgttatactTGGATGAGAAGAAATGACCTTACTATAATCagtttcattaattttttgataaatttttaaatcgCTATCTTGTAAATGGTCAACAATATTATTCTTCGGTGATGTGATATCAAAATTAtggaaattattttttttccttttcattagTTCATTCTTTTCATCCCTTTCATCCCTTTCACCCCTTTCACCCTTTTCATGCTCCATCTTTTCGTTGTCATTATTTTCACTTTGCTTTGATATATCTGTAGAAAAATTCGTTTCTTCaatttgattatttttataatctttcaatgatatattttgaaCTAACGGATTGGCTAAATTAAATACGTAAGATAAACTTttgcttatatatttatagtatgatatacttttttgtttatttatttcatccatattattatttccttcattactattaatgttatataacTTGTTAGTACTATTTCGTTTACTTAAAGAATCATTGCACATTCTACtataaatactttttaataaaacttgAATAAAACCACATGTGTCTTCATTATTACATAAGTAAGTATCTTTTGTTGGCACAACAATATGAGCACATTCataaatatcatataaatcaataaatatttgatatGTTCCAAATCCATCcttaattacatttttatctCTCAAATCAGGctcaaataataaagattcttttgttaaaattagGTGACCACTTATGGAAAAATTAGTTAAACAATATTCACACTGTTCTcgaaataaaatacaattttttctctctttATCCTTATCCTCCAGTTTcgtgtatttatttatgttcgTTGAAACTATTGCATTGCgtattattcctttttcgAACTAGCCAAAATATGGGGAAGAGggaggggaaaaaaaaaaatatatatatatatgtgtgtttaaatgtatatatattcgtgtgtatatgtatttatatacgtacgtgtgtaaatacatacatgtatgtgtgcatatatgaaCAGGCAAGGACAAATTTAAAACGAGatcacatatatacacacagaTACGTTGCACACAGACTGAAAAATAACTCATTTGTAATATGCTGGCAGTAAATTGGACGAATGGACAACTTTAAATACTCAAAATTGTTACATATGCGTAATaatggaaagaaaaaaaatataaaattataataataataataataataataatgtaaactaaaataaaataaaataaaaaattatgtacaagtcataaaaagtatatgGTCTATATAATCAAAAgttcattaataaatattttttttttttattttttaattgtgtATAATATCCATTTTCCTACTTCAAATTTATTGGAATATTGCAATTTTTCTGTTATGCCTTCATTCTGGAAAACGTTTaacacttttattttattttttgtttgatTTTCATCCATTGTTTcttgtttaatttattacatttttcattgacattctttttattaaattttgtaaaaacacAAATTGAaatttaaagtaaaaaaaataatattattatttctgcGTTTTCACAAGAAAacaattatacataaaagtTAAAAACTATTTCAATAGT comes from Plasmodium malariae genome assembly, chromosome: 7 and encodes:
- the PmUG01_07031100 gene encoding dolichyl-diphosphooligosaccharide--protein glycosyltransferase, putative is translated as MRKKKIISAYFFLILFSFASIIIKTYVCGKIKLEIVDSDKKSIEGKIKNNVKQFSQKKLLVITNITNLEVTHKSFLSLLSGKEGNYVKKVVHIDKGSTSDRNGKALDGGDGKAVGCVNGKTKNGESELFGKIDHSLYDGLVIILDTLDDDIITKLNIDYVKSFIEKKKHIFLSLNRVNGKIASDFLNELNLNVHGNNSYVYDNFNSILLKRGYFDGKEKVGKAFYSTEIIENTPIIVSILKKRKQCILFKGTAHSVLLKNKYYLNVLTCPKTCVLYDKNDNIMKKRKQGTDLLLVSSIQLENNFRLIFSSSSDIFSDLFFSLNKDNYKFADNIIQWNLKMTGILRYNNFKLYKKGDKEKKDFFVDDSVLISIDLYELNNSYWIPYKENDIQFELIKMEIITRKFFYTNKYINSPTYYKYINLPKEHGVYKLHIYYLRKGYNILNLEYFIPVRSFLHYDKSKKVKLKNYPFYFYIYLSLFCFFIITLIILFDDSRCTSEEAKKEKMA
- the PmUG01_07031200 gene encoding pyridoxal 5'-phosphate dependent enzyme class III, putative — translated: MKYLNNLKELENKIKAICDNYSVVSPPKILIVTKNVGIEEINNIHTYDKKYHFGENSIDVLAEKSEQLPGTIKWHFIGNLQSKKCKYVLNIKNLYMIESLDKQKKAMLLNNYLKIMNENEQNNSDNLKKIRVLIQIKTADDPNKTGMLHNNYEDIENTIVYIITNCNFLIFKGLMTISSLEINTRENSFIILNNIRKRLLNNQIVSNYFQNKKFHMSMGMSGDFELAIKHHATHLRVGRAIFS
- the PmUG01_07031300 gene encoding TLD domain-containing protein, giving the protein MDENQTKNKIKVLNVFQNEGITEKLQYSNKFEFEKGIIRNAIVSTNINKYTKLEDKDKERKNCILFREQCEYCLTNFSISGHLILTKESLLFEPDLRDKNVIKDGFGTYQIFIDLYDIYECAHIVVPTKDTYLCNNEDTCGFIQVLLKSIYSRMCNDSLSKRNSTNKLYNINSNEGNNNMDEINKQKSISYYKYISKSLSYVFNLANPLVQNISLKDYKNNQIEETNFSTDISKQSENNDNEKMEHEKGERGERDERDEKNELMKRKKNNFHNFDITSPKNNIVDHLQDSDLKIYQKINETDYSKVISSHPSITYKNNLNLANSNYSFRDEDNSIVFGKTKRRLSNITKEIKSKGETITAMEEDINKDDEENTSSASGIYLKNDPYKQPITVNINESIINEASGNDVSFNKNFSKKPYPEENDMKRASGKNGHSIENNKNDESDIYNRSGKKNTDTMKREESSNILNASQPSYSNRLKNISFELHNKSINNALHNYTNINDHFSNKLDDHLENGELMKRVHKKYEEKSFILFRFFNNNKAYETTTKIIKEIDEVRKSENKIKKTITSVPFTSNELLRSIIEQSLIAKESKKKLQRTNSMNDMKDLKYLDLTPKLEYISGSVKLLSKEMTKQINYYLPPTLSIKIWKLAFCSSIHGVSLKTLYRSVLNKGCVILLICDMDNVLFGCFLDKLHCDNCYYGSGENFLFTFKNSCNKLKDGKIKKVKEVDCSSTYNRSSDNLYTSDENMECTKRENTSIETNDIKVFNNNSYCTNTHEKLSCDFEDNTQELTKGYCNEASDEPRATVYINTSKTYIHDYNYDGVSSSKEISSFKAKTINEEKFNSFMHQKNDEFCDISTPDVDKLELNEQNDSSSSNKNCKNDYSINNNCGDNNKCGGNSNCGGNSNCGGNSNCGGNSNCGGNSNCGGNSNCGGNSNCGGNSNCGSNKKSGEGISIQVYSWTSRNSYFVYSDERSITIGGGDNYALVINDDLCKGQTNKSNTYDNDLLTHDDEFEIQFLQLWIFDDT